ATGTTGACGACATGTGTGTCAATATGAATCTGTGGcctaaagaaaatgcaatatgGGAAGCAGGCAAAGAGTTTGAATTGGGGATGGTTTTTAGTTCGAGGTATGCTGTCCAGACATGCGCGGCGAGTTATCACATTGCAGCTAATAAAGAATACAAGAGCAGTGTAACATCTGGTAAAACAATAGTTCTTGTGTGTGTGAACAATGACACTTGCAAATGGAGGTTGCGTGCGTCGCTTTTAAAAGGCGAGTCAGACTGGATAATAACAAGATATAACGGCCCCCACCAATGCAGCGGCCAATCAATGAACCAAGACCATCGCAATTTAAGAGCGCGACAGATAGCTGAACACATCGACACGCAATTGCATCTGCAACGTGACATTAGGATTAAAACGCTTCAAGAGGGGATTTTTCAAAAACTGCGAGTTAGGCCCGGATACAAAAAAACTTGGTATGCCAAGGAAAAGGCCATTGCAAACAGGTTCGGACAATGGGACGACTCTTTCAAGGAGATTTGCAATTTTATGACGAATGTCAGCGTTGCTAATCCCAGGACAGTCTGGCATGCTAccggtaatttttttaaaaatttcgagtattaaaaataagttcgatttaataattactaataacGGTGTATGCACAGGTACACCAATTGAAAACAATCCACAATTCAGAACTTTCAAGCATATGTTTTGGACTTACGAGCCAGTGGTGAAGGGTTTTCAGTATTGCAAGCCTGTGGTGTACATCGACGGCACCCACACATATGGAAAATACGAAATGACTTTGCTGATTGCTTCTGCAATTGAAGGGAACAATCACATCATGCCGATAGCTTTTGCCATTGTGAAGTCGGAAACTGCCGCATCCTGGAGGTATTTCATGAGGATGTTGAAGAGGTATGTTTTGGGTGAGCGAAAGGTGTGTATCATATCTGATCGCGGCTCCGGTATTATGAGTGCCATGGAGGGGCCTGAGTGGGCGGGTGATACCCACAAGTGGTGTATTAGACACCTAGTGAGCAACTTCCACAACGCCTTCAAGaaaaaatatctcaaaaaacTTGCTGAAAAAGCTGGTAATTTTCTTGTCATTTAATATAATACATAAATTTTTGGTTGATTAGAAAATATTGACGGTTTAATCGACGTGTAGGACGCGCATACCAAGAGCATAAAAGAGATCGGTACATGTCATTGATAGAGGCGGATTCACCTGAGGGTTATGCATATCTTGACCACCTTGATGTTAGAAAATGGAGCATGAGTGGCGACACGTCTGGAATGCGGCATGGTGTGATGACAACAAACTACGCTGAGTCGGTCAACGCGATGTTAAAGAATATTCGGGGGCTCCCTATCACAGCCATGTTGGAAGCAATATTTAACAAGGTCAACTCCGTATTCATTAAGCATGTGAACGACTACAAAATGTGGTTGGCATCCGGTTTCGTGTGGACTCCAGTCTGTGCACACAGAATTGAGACTTGGGAAAATAAGTCAAAGACTCATACGGCTTCACAGTTCAACGTGGCACAGAAGGTATTCAATGTCTTGACCCAGTGCGACAATGTAAGACAAAAGGGTGGCAATACACAGCAAGTTCGTCTACTGGACGGGACATGCACCTGTGGAAAATTTCAACAGTGGAAAATTCCGTGCTCCCATGCGATAGCTGCCTGCAACCAATACGGAGAGAACTACCGTGACTACATTTCATGGTATTACAAATGCGAGTACGGAATCTTAGCGTGGAGCTCTGTTTCATTTGAACCCTTATGGAATCGAAATCGTTGGATCAATTCCACTGAAATTCCATTTGT
This window of the Mercurialis annua linkage group LG5, ddMerAnnu1.2, whole genome shotgun sequence genome carries:
- the LOC130014715 gene encoding uncharacterized protein LOC130014715; translation: METDVHMQAMWCNVSRTPQMRVLEFYIVYNPLSQVRADGDDCADVDDFVDVDDCADVDDCADVDDGDDFSDEDEEEEHFYGAVADDNENDDDDDIGGDNGDGTHGENVGGRSEQNTDHFESRLPHEYTHQNVDDMCVNMNLWPKENAIWEAGKEFELGMVFSSRYAVQTCAASYHIAANKEYKSSVTSGKTIVLVCVNNDTCKWRLRASLLKGESDWIITRYNGPHQCSGQSMNQDHRNLRARQIAEHIDTQLHLQRDIRIKTLQEGIFQKLRVRPGYKKTWYAKEKAIANRFGQWDDSFKEICNFMTNVSVANPRTVWHATGTPIENNPQFRTFKHMFWTYEPVVKGFQYCKPVVYIDGTHTYGKYEMTLLIASAIEGNNHIMPIAFAIVKSETAASWRYFMRMLKRYVLGERKVCIISDRGSGIMSAMEGPEWAGDTHKWCIRHLVSNFHNAFKKKYLKKLAEKAGRAYQEHKRDRYMSLIEADSPEGYAYLDHLDVRKWSMSGDTSGMRHGVMTTNYAESVNAMLKNIRGLPITAMLEAIFNKVNSVFIKHVNDYKMWLASGFVWTPVCAHRIETWENKSKTHTASQFNVAQKVFNVLTQCDNVRQKGGNTQQVRLLDGTCTCGKFQQWKIPCSHAIAACNQYGENYRDYISWYYKCEYGILAWSSVSFEPLWNRNRWINSTEIPFVPNFILFLKY